The Kordia sp. SMS9 DNA window AGGCTTTAAAGAAGTCATTGATTTCACTAGCAGTTTTTGCAATTATCGCTATATTATCTTATGTATCAGCGGGTGAAACACCAACGCAAGTAGGAGATATTCAAGTTGATGCAAGCGATTCTAAATTAGTAGGAACAGGAATTTACATGTTCTATTTCTTAGCGTCAATAGCAATCCTATCAATGATTGGATTTGGAATCAAAAAAGCACTTAATAAATAAATTATGGGAAGAAGAAACATACCAGAAGTAAATGCAGGATCGATGGCAGACATCGCATTCTTACTTCTTATCTTTTTCTTAGTAACAACGACATTCGAGGAGGACAAAGGGATTAACAGAAAGTTACCACCAATGCCGCCTCCTGGAGTAACGCCACCAATCATCAAACAAAAGAACTTATTTACCGTATTGGTAAATAAAAACAATGATCTTTTGGTTGAAGAAGAAGTTATGGAGATGAAAGATTTGCGTAAAGCCGCAATCGATTTTCTCGATAACGGTGGAGGAACTAACGAAAAAGGAGAGAGTTGTACCTATTGTAAAGGTAAAAAAGATCCAGAATCTTCAGATCATCCAAACAAAGCGATCATCTCTGTTAGAAATGATAGGGAAACAAATTATAAGACGTTTATGTCTGTACAAAATGAGCTTGTGGGTGCATATAATGAATTGCGTAATCGTGAATCACAACGATTGTACAAAAGAGATTATACGGAAATGTTAGCTACGGCAGCAGATCCACAAATACCAGAAGCTGTAAAAGAAGATTTGAAGAAAAAGATGGATGTAATTAAAGAATTATTTCCACTAAAGATATCTGAAGCAGAAACAAATACTAATTAAAAACGTAGTTACTATGTCTAAATTTAAAAAGAAAAAAAGTGGTGAATTGCCACCAGTTTCTACAGCAGCGTTACCAGATATTGTATTCATGTTATTATTTTTCTTTATGACGGTAACCACGTTTAAGAAAGACGATTACAAGGTAGCACAAAAGTTTCCGTATGCGGATCAGGTGCAAAAGTTAGACAAAAATGATCCTATCATTTATATCTATGCTGGAAAACCAAGTGAACGCTATCAGAAAGACGTGGGAACACAAGCAAAAATTCAGTTAAATGATAAGTTTGCGAATGTTTCTGAAATCAAAGATTACTGGTTTAATACGTTGAACAATGAAGTTGGTCAAGAATATAGACTTGTTGCCACTACTGCTTTAAAAGTAGATGGAGAAACCAATATGGGTCTTGTCGCTGATATTAAGCAACAACTTCGTGAGATTAACGCATTGAAAATTAACTATACCACCAGAACAGGTGAGGCTAGTGATAATGAAAAATAGAAAATCTTAAATTTTATATAGAAAAGCACTCTTCAACAAGAGTGCTTTTTTTGTATTATATTGCTATCTGTTAGCTGAACATACCTTTTCAATACACATCAAATGAAATATATTATTATCGGTATTTTTATGATTTTTGGATGGCAATTTGGACTTGCGCAAGAAGAAATTGTGCAAGACACCATTTCTGATGAAAAGTACCGAGAAGATCAATTTTACATCGGATTCACCTATAATATTCTTCAAAATCGTCCTAGTGGAATTTCTCAAAATAATTTATCTAATGGAATACATTTAGGAGTTATTCGCGATTTTCCAATCAATAAAAAGCGAAATAAAGCCATTGGAATTGGTTTAGGCTATTCGTATAATTCCTATTTCCACAATTTGAAAGCTATAGAAACCGACTCAGGAGTTTTATATGAAGCTATTGAAAGCGATGAAAGTTTTCGGCGAAATAAATACCGAACCCATGAACTAGAATTGCCTATTGAGTTTCGTTGGCGAACTTCCACAGCAACAAGTTATAAATTTTGGCGTATCTATGGCGGATTCAAAGTGAGTTATATCTTTTCAGGAATTTCCAAATTTGTGGGCGATAGCGGAACGATTAAATTTCAAAATGACGATATCAATCGTTTGCAGTATGGACTTACGCTAAGTGCAGGATATAATACTTGGAATTTTCATGTGTATTACGGATTGAACACACTTTTTAAAGAAGATACGTTTACCACCAATGGAGAACAGTTTGATATGAATACCATCAAAGTCGGGTTGATGTTTTATATTTTATAACCAATCATACATCACCAATAATTGTGGAATAGCACCTATAAAAAAACCAATAATGAGTTCGGTAAACGTATGTGCTTTTAGATATAATCTTGAGCTTCCCACAATACCAATCATCAAAATAAGAATGCTCAATGCAAAAGTGATATTAAGTTGATAGCTGATACTTAATACAACAAAGAAGAAGACTAAGCCTGCAATTCCCATCATGTGCATGCTTGCTTTGACGCGAAAGAGCACAAAAAATAAACAAATCACTGCAGAAATTAGCGTCGCAAAAAAGAAATTATACAACTCTGCAAAAATAGTTTCTGAAATGACTTTCGTTACGATCAGAAATAGTAATAATATATACAAATACAGCGGAATTCTACGTTGCCGTACATCTTTCACAAAAACCGTATCAATCAACTGCAAGCGTCTTAGTAAGATAAACGTTAACACAGGAATGAAAATTGTAAAAATAGCAATGGTAATGGTCACATCTACTTTAAAATTAAAATCGTACATGCGTGGCGTTACTATAAAATAGCCGACTGTTGCCATCACAGGGATAAAAATAGGATGAAATATGTATGATATTACATTGAGAAACGTGCGCATTTAGATCTTCTTTCGTAAGCGAGCCACTGGAATATCTAGTTGTTCTCTGTATTTTGCTACGGTTCTTCGGGCAATTGGATAGCCTTTTTCTTTTAAAATTGTCGCTAACTTTTCGTCGGTCAATGGTTTTTTCTTGCTTTCGTTTTCAATAACAGTTTCTAGAATCTTTTTAATTTCTCGTGTAGACACATCTTCTCCTTGCTCATTTTTCATGGATTCTGAGAAAAACTCTTTGATCAATTTTGTTCCATACGGAGTATCTACATATTTGCTATTTGCCACACGCGAAACCGTTGAAACGTCCATATTGATCATATCAGCAATATCTTTTAAGATCATTGGCTTTAATTTGCGCTCGTCGCCTGTAAGGAAATATTCTTCTTGATAATGTAAAATGGCGTTCATGGTGACTAAAAGTGTCTGCTGACGTTGTTTAATAGCGTCTATGAACCATTTGGCAGCATCTAGCTTTTGTTTGATGAACATCACGGCATCTTTTTGCGATTTCGTTTTTTGACGCGTGTCTTTATAGCCTTTTAGCATGTTATTGTATTCCTTAGACACGTGCAATTCTGGTGCGTTTCGTCCGTTAAGCGTTAATTCTAACACACCTTCTACGATGCGAATGGCAAAATCGGGCACAATATGCTCTATAATTTTTGTATTTCCCGCATAGGAACCACCAGGTTTCGGATTCAACTTTTCAATCTCCAAAATCGCATCTCGCAATTCTACTTCGGTAATATCAAATTTTTGTAA harbors:
- the rpoN gene encoding RNA polymerase factor sigma-54 — encoded protein: MLRQQLNFKLSQKLSPQQIQLMKLIQLPTQAFEQRLKQELEENPALDSGKEQTDEFDADLSNDYEDDYGNETIAAEDINIDEYLSDDEIPSYRLQANNYSADDDEKSVPYASGTSFNQHLKNQLNTFRLSEEDREVAEFLIGSVDESGYIRRPLEDIVDDLAFTQNIFTTDEHLAKILHIVHELDPAGVGARNLQECLLIQLRRKEPTTSIEMAIAILEKAFEHFTKKHYKKLLQKFDITEVELRDAILEIEKLNPKPGGSYAGNTKIIEHIVPDFAIRIVEGVLELTLNGRNAPELHVSKEYNNMLKGYKDTRQKTKSQKDAVMFIKQKLDAAKWFIDAIKQRQQTLLVTMNAILHYQEEYFLTGDERKLKPMILKDIADMINMDVSTVSRVANSKYVDTPYGTKLIKEFFSESMKNEQGEDVSTREIKKILETVIENESKKKPLTDEKLATILKEKGYPIARRTVAKYREQLDIPVARLRKKI
- a CDS encoding biopolymer transporter ExbD gives rise to the protein MSKFKKKKSGELPPVSTAALPDIVFMLLFFFMTVTTFKKDDYKVAQKFPYADQVQKLDKNDPIIYIYAGKPSERYQKDVGTQAKIQLNDKFANVSEIKDYWFNTLNNEVGQEYRLVATTALKVDGETNMGLVADIKQQLREINALKINYTTRTGEASDNEK
- a CDS encoding biopolymer transporter ExbD translates to MGRRNIPEVNAGSMADIAFLLLIFFLVTTTFEEDKGINRKLPPMPPPGVTPPIIKQKNLFTVLVNKNNDLLVEEEVMEMKDLRKAAIDFLDNGGGTNEKGESCTYCKGKKDPESSDHPNKAIISVRNDRETNYKTFMSVQNELVGAYNELRNRESQRLYKRDYTEMLATAADPQIPEAVKEDLKKKMDVIKELFPLKISEAETNTN
- a CDS encoding porin family protein; translated protein: MKYIIIGIFMIFGWQFGLAQEEIVQDTISDEKYREDQFYIGFTYNILQNRPSGISQNNLSNGIHLGVIRDFPINKKRNKAIGIGLGYSYNSYFHNLKAIETDSGVLYEAIESDESFRRNKYRTHELELPIEFRWRTSTATSYKFWRIYGGFKVSYIFSGISKFVGDSGTIKFQNDDINRLQYGLTLSAGYNTWNFHVYYGLNTLFKEDTFTTNGEQFDMNTIKVGLMFYIL